CAAACAAAAGGTGGGATTATCATTCCTGATACAGCGAAAGAAAAACCACGCGAAGGTAAAGTAGTGAGTATTGGTGAAGGTAAAACTGATGAAAGTGGAAAAAAGATCCCTCTTTCAATCAAGGGTAATGATCGAATTCTTTTCAGCTCGTATGCTGGTACCGAGGTAAAGATTGATGGTGAAGAATATTTGATCATGAGAGAAGAAGACGTATTAGGCGTTATTGAAGACTAATAAAAGGAGGATGTTGGTATGAGTGGAAAGGATATTAAATATAGTGATGATGCTCGCCGTTCGATTTTGCGTGGCGTTGAGCGGCTCGCAAAAGCTGTTAAGGTAACGCTTGGTCCGAAAGGGAGAAATGTTGTACTTGATAAGAAATTCGGTTCACCAACGATTACAAAAGATGGTGTAACAGTCGCTAAAGAAATTGATCTTGAGAATCCGTTCGAAAATATGGGCGCTCAGATGGTAAAAGAAGTTGCTTCAAAGACAAGTGATATTGCTGGTGACGGTACAACAACAGCCACCGTTCTCACAGAATCAATTTATCGCGAAGGTTTGAAGAATGTTACCGCAGGATCAAATCCAATGGCACTGAAACGTGGTATTGAAAAAGCTGTTGAAGCTATTGTCGCAAACCTCGTAAAG
This is a stretch of genomic DNA from Candidatus Ancaeobacter aquaticus. It encodes these proteins:
- the groES gene encoding co-chaperone GroES, which encodes MKIRPLGDRVLVKRLEAESQTKGGIIIPDTAKEKPREGKVVSIGEGKTDESGKKIPLSIKGNDRILFSSYAGTEVKIDGEEYLIMREEDVLGVIED